Proteins from a single region of Argiope bruennichi chromosome 6, qqArgBrue1.1, whole genome shotgun sequence:
- the LOC129971898 gene encoding ribosomal protein 63, mitochondrial-like, producing the protein MKLTTILFKYKFVKGIPGNIWIGKHRFVPPVTRKVRLEMWKKMMIEEEVMMYLKNPYVTEEQEKLYLEQNEKPQEKVFIEKTSTLKPLKERSVAYHLNRLNHNRPWGDHEYEPDLK; encoded by the coding sequence ATGAAGCTAACTAccatcttatttaaatataaatttgtgaaaGGTATACCCGGTAATATATGGATTGGTAAACATCGCTTTGTGCCTCCGGTGACAAGGAAAGTCAGATTAGAGATGTGGAAGAAAATGATGATTGAAGAAGAAGTTATGATGTATTTAAAGAATCCCTATGTAACAGAGGAACAGGAGAAACTTTATCTTGAACAGAATGAAAAACCTCAAGAGAAAGTGTTCATCGAAAAAACATCGACATTGAAACCGCTGAAAGAAAGAAGTGTTGCATAccatttaaatagattaaatcaTAATCGCCCATGGGGTGACCATGAATATGAACCTGATCTGAAATAA